The following proteins are co-located in the Imtechella halotolerans genome:
- the bshB1 gene encoding bacillithiol biosynthesis deacetylase BshB1: protein MKLDILAIGAHPDDVELGCGATLAKEISKGKKVGIIDLTRGELGTRGSAEIRDREATKAAEILGVMVRENLEFADGFFVNDKAHQLEIIKMIRKYKPEIVFCNAIDDRHIDHAKGSKLVSDACFLSGLSKIDTQFPGEETWQEAWRPKHVFHYIQWKHIEPDFVVDVSGFMDTKLKAVLAYESQFYDAQSTEPETPISSTNFLESVSYRARDLGRIIGTQHAEGFTSERYVAVDQITDLI, encoded by the coding sequence ATGAAACTGGATATACTAGCCATAGGGGCACATCCTGACGATGTTGAATTGGGATGCGGAGCTACCTTGGCAAAGGAAATTTCAAAAGGTAAGAAAGTAGGGATTATTGATCTTACAAGAGGAGAGTTAGGTACACGGGGTTCCGCTGAAATAAGAGATAGGGAAGCTACAAAAGCTGCCGAAATCTTAGGGGTTATGGTACGTGAAAATCTGGAGTTTGCTGATGGTTTCTTTGTAAATGATAAAGCACATCAACTGGAAATTATAAAAATGATACGCAAGTATAAGCCGGAAATTGTGTTTTGTAATGCTATTGATGACAGACATATCGACCATGCCAAGGGAAGTAAACTAGTAAGTGACGCTTGTTTTTTGAGTGGTTTATCCAAGATTGATACGCAGTTTCCAGGTGAAGAAACCTGGCAAGAAGCCTGGCGTCCCAAACATGTATTTCATTATATTCAATGGAAGCATATTGAGCCTGATTTTGTGGTGGATGTAAGCGGATTTATGGATACTAAATTGAAAGCAGTGTTGGCTTACGAATCCCAATTTTATGATGCTCAAAGTACCGAACCTGAAACACCTATTTCAAGCACTAATTTTTTGGAGAGTGTAAGCTATAGAGCACGTGATTTGGGACGTATTATAGGAACTCAGCATGCAGAAGGTTTTACAAGTGAGCGCTATGTGGCTGTGGATCAGATAACCGATTTGATCTAA
- a CDS encoding transposase: MRGIEVGFRAFNTIANTITVNYRSILNYFINRSTNASAESFYAKIKAFRSQFRGVRNIEFFLYRLTKLFA; encoded by the coding sequence ATGCGCGGTATTGAGGTGGGTTTTAGAGCATTCAATACCATTGCAAACACCATAACAGTTAATTACAGATCCATCCTGAATTATTTTATAAACAGAAGCACAAACGCTTCCGCTGAATCATTCTATGCTAAAATAAAAGCTTTTAGAAGTCAATTCAGAGGGGTTAGAAACATAGAATTCTTCCTATATAGATTGACCAAATTATTTGCGTAA
- a CDS encoding HipA domain-containing protein, whose protein sequence is MEFFGITTPPIIPYTIDQMAELAKSVVERSVAIPGVQPKLSMSLVKKTKEQADTLLTVVGALGDQYIFKPPSHQFPEMPENEHLTMRIAEAFGIRVVPSSLIKLSSGELSYVTKRIDRTEKGKKIHMLDMFQITEAYDKYKSSMEKVGKALDSYSNNTLLDKIFYFELAIFSFLTGNNDMHLKNFSMIESPSGWILAPAYDLLNVSIVLPEDIEELALTIEGKKRKLRKTHFEHLGQGLGLTDRQIQGVFKRMLKNKSKAITWIDNSFLSDDMKTAYKGILETRYERLI, encoded by the coding sequence ATGGAATTCTTTGGTATCACAACACCTCCAATAATTCCCTATACTATAGACCAAATGGCGGAATTGGCAAAAAGTGTTGTTGAGCGCAGTGTTGCTATACCAGGTGTGCAACCTAAATTATCCATGTCCTTGGTAAAAAAAACGAAAGAACAAGCCGATACACTGTTAACCGTTGTTGGAGCACTTGGTGACCAGTATATATTTAAACCACCATCCCATCAATTTCCGGAAATGCCAGAGAACGAACATTTGACTATGCGGATTGCGGAAGCTTTTGGCATACGGGTTGTGCCTTCAAGTTTGATAAAATTGTCTTCGGGTGAATTGTCTTATGTTACCAAACGTATCGATAGGACTGAAAAAGGAAAGAAAATCCATATGTTGGATATGTTTCAAATAACGGAAGCTTATGATAAATATAAAAGCTCCATGGAAAAAGTTGGTAAAGCCTTGGACAGTTATTCTAATAATACTTTGTTGGATAAAATCTTCTATTTTGAATTGGCTATCTTTAGTTTTCTCACGGGAAATAATGATATGCATTTGAAAAACTTTTCCATGATAGAAAGCCCTTCAGGTTGGATATTAGCTCCTGCATATGATTTGTTAAATGTGTCTATTGTCCTTCCTGAAGATATTGAAGAATTGGCACTCACCATCGAAGGGAAAAAGCGAAAACTTAGAAAAACTCATTTTGAGCATTTAGGCCAAGGACTTGGATTAACTGATAGACAAATACAAGGTGTATTTAAGCGTATGCTCAAAAATAAATCTAAAGCTATTACATGGATTGATAATTCCTTTTTATCGGATGATATGAAAACTGCTTACAAAGGTATTTTAGAAACAAGATATGAACGACTTATTTAA
- a CDS encoding HipA N-terminal domain-containing protein, with the protein MRQGNVYYKDYLAGTITETNEGDYVFQYEATYVEAHPSEFITFTMPVRKEAYTDNKLFPFFEGLIPEGWLLDIASKNWKINRNDRMGLLLACCQNCIGAVSVVPKTDDHESL; encoded by the coding sequence ATGAGACAAGGTAACGTATATTATAAAGATTATTTGGCAGGAACTATTACCGAAACTAACGAAGGTGATTATGTTTTTCAGTATGAGGCAACTTATGTAGAAGCCCATCCTTCTGAATTTATAACGTTTACCATGCCTGTTAGGAAAGAAGCTTATACTGACAATAAATTATTTCCCTTTTTTGAAGGCTTAATTCCTGAAGGTTGGTTACTGGATATTGCATCTAAAAACTGGAAAATAAACCGAAATGACCGCATGGGATTATTATTGGCCTGTTGCCAGAATTGTATTGGGGCCGTAAGCGTTGTACCTAAAACTGATGACCACGAAAGCCTATAA
- a CDS encoding type II toxin-antitoxin system Y4mF family antitoxin, giving the protein MKSLAEFVKERRKEVGLTQEEFADRAGVALTVVRKIEQGKTKLNMEKVNLVLAMFGHELAPVNSKALNNETR; this is encoded by the coding sequence ATGAAATCATTAGCAGAATTTGTTAAAGAACGAAGAAAAGAAGTTGGGCTCACACAAGAAGAGTTTGCCGACAGAGCCGGTGTTGCTTTAACTGTGGTACGAAAAATAGAACAAGGCAAGACCAAGCTTAATATGGAAAAGGTTAATCTTGTTCTTGCTATGTTTGGGCATGAGTTAGCCCCTGTTAATAGTAAAGCATTGAACAATGAGACAAGGTAA
- a CDS encoding alpha/beta hydrolase fold domain-containing protein, with translation MVQRLLIFKKIRMTNSLSYYLTIAVIKLKGIKRSFGNDPIDYKKLRKEDVFLPNNSFFKRHTLNKYQVLSSTIIEVGTKKEADSLVLFIHGGAFVSGPAKHHWDAIKTIVKQTSHTVWLCRYPKAPEYDILQISKNIDALYSLALEKYSASKIYIIGDSVGGTLATALIQRLIALKKELPKKILLISPVMDASMSNPAIQSLEEIDPMLSIQGVVSAKKMCAGSMDLKAPIISPIYGSFDQFPSTLIFMAQHDIMYPDQKIALSKLLKAKVDVKSIEGKRMPHIWPLLPFMKEAKIALQEITKALKDS, from the coding sequence ATCGTACAAAGACTACTAATTTTTAAAAAAATACGAATGACAAATAGTCTATCCTACTACTTAACCATAGCTGTTATTAAGCTAAAAGGCATCAAACGATCCTTTGGTAACGATCCCATTGATTATAAAAAATTACGAAAGGAAGATGTCTTTTTGCCGAATAATTCCTTTTTCAAAAGGCATACACTAAACAAATATCAAGTCCTTTCATCCACCATCATTGAGGTTGGCACTAAAAAGGAAGCTGACTCATTAGTCCTATTTATTCACGGTGGTGCCTTCGTTTCAGGGCCTGCCAAGCATCATTGGGACGCCATAAAAACGATTGTTAAACAAACCAGTCATACTGTGTGGCTATGCCGCTACCCTAAGGCTCCTGAATACGATATTTTACAGATTTCTAAAAACATAGATGCCCTATACAGTTTGGCTTTAGAGAAATACAGCGCATCCAAGATTTACATTATAGGTGATTCTGTAGGAGGAACACTTGCAACAGCCCTTATTCAACGATTAATAGCTCTTAAAAAAGAACTACCAAAAAAAATACTCTTGATTTCTCCTGTAATGGATGCAAGTATGTCTAATCCAGCCATTCAATCCTTAGAAGAAATAGATCCTATGTTATCCATACAAGGGGTGGTAAGTGCCAAAAAAATGTGCGCTGGATCTATGGACTTAAAAGCCCCCATTATTTCACCTATCTATGGGAGCTTTGACCAATTCCCCTCTACTCTAATTTTTATGGCTCAACATGATATTATGTATCCAGATCAAAAAATAGCACTCTCAAAACTATTAAAAGCCAAAGTAGATGTCAAAAGCATTGAAGGAAAAAGAATGCCACATATATGGCCCTTATTACCCTTTATGAAAGAAGCTAAAATCGCATTACAAGAAATTACCAAAGCCTTAAAAGACTCATGA
- a CDS encoding T9SS type A sorting domain-containing protein → MRSLFLSTYLILFFSSFSFSQEEMQVTYKIQYPSSSEMCDGYVEFSVQGGTPPYLFSNVNGFMQSSNIIDGLCEGMYEFEVIDSMGYFLRQMFSLIPPNHLNKPVVWPSGIQNSGIVEIRFDGVPPYSYSLNNSAFTSQHIFSDLAPGTYSYSIKDSYGSNVHSSVTIESIDLDNSVIAIGDELIANLDAVSFQWIDSDTQIPIEGATGRTLKTGRLGRFRVEMTLGNPTNAGRNLENQQFIKVSSATIEVSSLDFDSELVKVFPNPSKGIISFPTSLKGKEFSIYSMAGKEVLSGVISDQQIRIEKLEKGMYFLKMEGYKTTKIVKN, encoded by the coding sequence ATGAGAAGTTTATTTTTATCCACATATTTAATATTATTTTTTTCTTCATTTTCTTTTTCACAGGAAGAAATGCAAGTAACCTATAAGATCCAATACCCAAGTAGTTCCGAAATGTGCGATGGCTATGTTGAATTTAGTGTGCAAGGGGGTACGCCTCCCTATCTATTTTCGAATGTAAATGGTTTTATGCAATCCTCCAACATTATTGATGGACTATGTGAAGGGATGTATGAATTTGAGGTGATAGATAGTATGGGTTACTTCCTAAGGCAAATGTTTTCGCTAATTCCCCCTAATCATCTTAATAAGCCTGTGGTGTGGCCTTCAGGCATTCAAAATAGCGGAATCGTGGAAATTAGGTTTGATGGAGTACCACCTTATTCCTATTCTTTAAATAACTCAGCATTTACTTCTCAACATATATTCTCTGACCTGGCTCCAGGAACTTATTCCTATTCTATAAAAGATTCTTATGGATCTAATGTTCATTCATCGGTTACCATTGAAAGTATAGATTTGGATAATTCCGTGATTGCAATAGGGGATGAATTGATTGCAAATTTGGATGCAGTTTCTTTTCAATGGATCGATAGCGATACTCAAATTCCTATCGAAGGCGCTACTGGTAGAACCTTAAAAACAGGTAGGCTGGGAAGATTTAGAGTAGAAATGACCTTGGGAAATCCTACAAATGCCGGTAGAAATCTCGAAAATCAACAATTCATTAAAGTTTCATCAGCAACCATTGAAGTAAGCTCACTTGATTTTGATAGTGAATTAGTTAAGGTGTTTCCGAATCCATCCAAAGGAATTATTTCGTTTCCAACTTCCTTAAAAGGTAAAGAGTTTTCAATTTACTCTATGGCCGGTAAAGAGGTTTTATCTGGTGTGATTTCAGATCAGCAAATTAGAATTGAAAAGTTAGAAAAAGGAATGTATTTTTTAAAAATGGAGGGGTATAAGACCACTAAAATTGTTAAAAATTAG
- a CDS encoding LytR/AlgR family response regulator transcription factor: MTHTTIDTNSNYDIFQSGSKHIGFLFVLFLSIASLTVFQDFLESQRIGYTFYLSESILFKIIWILFIPLLAVLGGVLKKQKLDSIYKAGFYIIGSIVIHLFFLLLFFVVCSIAFYQGRYDVYKILNYTLANDLYTLVVIYSVFVLAHVYFINKSVEVITLQKESYLPKIIIGEGKNNTVVDVKDIYQISAETPYVSIQLEEKKFLHTETLRSLSMKLDTRTFVRVHKSTIVNLEKVSSFKSRLNGDYDLLLKNGTIVRLSRTYAANFKNEFTGTHRVKV, from the coding sequence ATGACACATACCACAATAGATACCAATAGCAATTACGACATTTTTCAAAGTGGAAGTAAACACATTGGATTTCTCTTTGTTTTATTTCTATCTATCGCTAGCCTTACGGTATTTCAGGACTTTTTGGAGTCTCAACGAATTGGATATACCTTTTATTTAAGTGAATCCATTTTATTTAAAATTATTTGGATTCTTTTCATCCCATTACTCGCTGTTTTAGGAGGGGTTCTTAAAAAGCAAAAACTGGATTCGATATATAAGGCGGGATTTTATATCATTGGATCTATAGTGATTCATCTTTTTTTTCTTTTGTTATTTTTTGTAGTGTGCTCTATTGCTTTCTACCAAGGAAGATATGATGTGTATAAAATTCTTAACTACACCTTGGCTAACGACTTATATACACTAGTTGTAATTTATTCAGTCTTTGTGCTTGCTCATGTGTATTTTATTAATAAATCGGTGGAGGTGATCACCCTTCAAAAAGAAAGCTATTTGCCGAAAATTATAATTGGAGAGGGAAAGAATAATACCGTTGTTGATGTCAAGGATATATATCAAATTTCAGCTGAAACACCGTATGTTTCCATACAATTAGAAGAAAAGAAATTCCTTCATACTGAAACCCTGAGGTCGCTGTCAATGAAATTAGATACCAGGACATTTGTTAGAGTTCATAAATCCACGATTGTTAACCTCGAGAAAGTTTCTTCATTTAAATCACGATTAAATGGAGACTACGACCTCCTTTTAAAAAATGGCACTATAGTTAGGTTAAGTAGAACCTATGCGGCCAATTTTAAAAATGAGTTTACCGGAACCCATCGGGTTAAGGTATAA
- a CDS encoding dioxygenase family protein, translating into MNTGTTSFHGMIRIVRLTIAIIFFGFFASCNGQIKTNSQPTTQKSPPKLIVGGGCDGCELMYIGMPQNLKSIDTNSAWNDKGQKLLVTGTVYKFGGKVPAPNVILYYWQTDSNGYYTPEEGMDQEVRKHGRIRGWVKTDANGKYSIYTIRPAAYPNRDTPAHIHISVKEPEIDNEYYIDNLVFTDDPLLTGKERRKLENRGGSGILRILLDKEMQVAEHSIVLGLNIPNYPEKNQERIRSGLEIGEDNPSFTPYHAYGPDKGTTVCPVCKYGRFHGILYFVGNHPNYEDIKKWLSFLEQESVHRKNYIKVYFVYGNDKDYDKDKRGRELEALGKELNIKNTALTFVPSFSDEESEANLNKINPEVENTFVIYKHRVIIDKYVNLKPTQENFNLISQTLDKTRSEYFHLSEPKYH; encoded by the coding sequence ATGAACACAGGAACCACCTCATTTCATGGTATGATACGTATAGTACGTCTTACCATTGCCATTATTTTTTTTGGCTTTTTCGCAAGTTGTAATGGTCAAATCAAAACAAATTCTCAACCAACCACTCAAAAGTCTCCACCCAAACTGATTGTTGGAGGCGGTTGTGATGGTTGTGAACTGATGTATATTGGGATGCCTCAAAACCTAAAGTCTATTGATACTAATTCTGCATGGAATGATAAGGGGCAAAAATTATTGGTAACAGGAACAGTGTATAAGTTTGGCGGCAAAGTTCCAGCACCGAATGTGATCTTATATTATTGGCAAACCGATAGTAATGGGTACTATACTCCAGAAGAAGGAATGGACCAAGAGGTAAGAAAGCATGGACGTATTAGAGGTTGGGTAAAAACCGATGCAAATGGAAAGTACTCAATTTATACGATACGTCCCGCAGCCTATCCAAATAGGGATACACCCGCACATATTCATATCTCTGTAAAAGAACCTGAAATCGACAATGAATACTATATAGATAATTTAGTCTTTACGGATGATCCGCTGTTAACTGGAAAAGAAAGAAGGAAACTTGAGAATAGAGGAGGGAGTGGAATTCTCCGAATCCTTTTAGATAAGGAAATGCAAGTGGCCGAACATTCGATAGTGTTAGGGCTTAATATTCCTAATTATCCTGAAAAAAATCAAGAAAGAATTCGTTCAGGTCTGGAAATAGGAGAAGATAATCCATCCTTTACACCTTACCATGCCTATGGTCCAGATAAGGGTACTACAGTTTGTCCTGTATGTAAATATGGTAGGTTCCATGGTATTCTATATTTTGTCGGCAACCACCCCAACTATGAAGATATAAAGAAGTGGTTATCGTTTTTGGAGCAAGAAAGTGTCCACCGTAAGAATTATATAAAGGTCTATTTTGTCTATGGAAATGATAAGGATTATGATAAAGATAAAAGAGGAAGGGAATTAGAAGCCCTTGGAAAGGAACTAAATATTAAAAATACGGCATTAACATTTGTCCCTTCTTTTTCAGACGAGGAAAGTGAAGCAAACTTGAATAAAATAAATCCTGAGGTAGAAAATACCTTTGTCATTTATAAGCATAGAGTAATCATTGATAAATATGTGAACCTTAAACCTACGCAGGAAAATTTTAACCTTATTTCTCAGACATTGGATAAAACCAGAAGTGAGTACTTCCATCTTTCGGAGCCAAAGTACCATTAA